Proteins encoded within one genomic window of Couchioplanes caeruleus:
- a CDS encoding fibronectin type III domain-containing protein, with translation MSQPSPLLAPRQQAQALADSGDLVRARALLEHAVDLGRANLGEDDPEVLATAQQLAAVHRRAGDPSSARRVLEEAHAAGQWRLGDADPVMLGISFDLGTVAEEMENRHEARRAFGRVAAHGPAVLGPDHWTVTQARSYLGEDPPTVRIELPVPPPSTPFSPPPPASALPVAAPYSPAPPPVAAAFSSAPPSVPVQRQPEPSPAPPQPDPFAAPQPDRFTAPPPGSAFTAPPPGSAFTAPPARPVFTAPQAGPDSTGAGHEPGSGPSRFEQPGPAIATAPSDSSDTGRSSYAGKAPALFAAIAAVLGVIIAVVALVVVLAKPDDGGDDSEVPTLSGPAPTDVRMRDYGSSVRLTWTDPANGRTSFLVTGGRRGEQLKPMGQVGPATTSFDLNGLNAGLDYCFAVVAVYSTSQFATSPQACTNRTQSDASPGQPRR, from the coding sequence GTGTCCCAGCCGTCCCCGCTCCTGGCTCCCCGCCAGCAGGCCCAGGCGCTCGCCGACTCCGGCGATCTCGTGAGGGCCCGCGCGCTCCTCGAGCACGCCGTCGACCTGGGACGGGCCAACCTCGGCGAGGACGACCCCGAGGTGCTGGCCACGGCGCAGCAGTTGGCCGCCGTACATCGACGGGCCGGCGACCCCTCGTCCGCCCGCCGGGTGCTCGAGGAGGCCCACGCGGCCGGGCAGTGGCGGCTCGGCGACGCCGATCCGGTGATGCTGGGCATCTCCTTCGACCTGGGCACGGTCGCCGAGGAGATGGAGAACCGCCACGAAGCGCGCCGGGCGTTCGGCCGGGTGGCCGCGCACGGCCCGGCAGTGCTCGGCCCGGACCACTGGACGGTCACGCAGGCGCGTTCCTACCTGGGAGAGGACCCTCCTACCGTACGCATCGAGCTCCCGGTCCCCCCGCCGTCCACCCCCTTCTCGCCCCCGCCTCCAGCCTCCGCCCTGCCGGTCGCCGCCCCATACTCGCCCGCCCCGCCGCCGGTCGCCGCCGCCTTCTCGTCCGCCCCGCCGTCGGTGCCGGTGCAGCGGCAGCCCGAGCCCTCCCCCGCTCCCCCGCAGCCCGATCCCTTTGCCGCCCCGCAGCCCGATCGCTTTACCGCCCCGCCACCCGGGTCCGCCTTCACCGCCCCGCCACCCGGGTCCGCCTTCACCGCCCCGCCGGCCCGGCCGGTCTTCACCGCCCCGCAGGCCGGGCCCGACTCGACCGGCGCGGGTCATGAGCCCGGTTCCGGCCCGTCGCGGTTCGAGCAGCCGGGGCCGGCGATCGCCACGGCGCCGTCCGATTCGTCCGATACCGGCCGGTCCTCGTACGCCGGCAAGGCTCCCGCCCTGTTCGCGGCGATCGCCGCGGTCCTCGGCGTGATCATCGCCGTGGTCGCGCTCGTGGTCGTCCTGGCGAAGCCGGACGACGGCGGCGACGACTCCGAGGTGCCGACCCTGAGCGGGCCGGCGCCCACCGATGTGCGGATGCGCGATTACGGATCGTCGGTGCGGCTGACCTGGACGGACCCCGCGAACGGCCGCACGTCGTTCCTGGTCACCGGCGGCCGCCGCGGCGAGCAGCTCAAGCCGATGGGCCAGGTCGGGCCCGCCACGACCTCGTTCGACCTCAACGGTCTCAACGCCGGGCTGGACTACTGCTTCGCCGTGGTGGCGGTCTACAGCACCAGCCAGTTCGCCACGTCACCGCAGGCGTGCACCAACCGTACGCAGAGTGACGCCAGCCCCGGGCA
- a CDS encoding MFS transporter: protein MSAVPTVPPGTHDRAATQRRILSVLVASQILSGAGLAAGITVGALLAQDMLGGTGLAGLPSALFTAGSALASVVVGRLSQARGRRPGLVLGYLTGAVGSAGVIVAAVAGSAVLLFPALFLYGAGTAANLQARYAGADLADRTHRSRAVSTVLVATTVGGVVGPNLAPVAGDLARTLGIPHLAGPFLLSGTAYALAALALTRWLRPDPLLLARSLATAEPGSGRTAEPHSPGGGPGRVMVGAAIMVLTQVVMVGIMTMTPIHMHDHGLGIAASGLVIAVHVAAMYLPSPVTGWLVDRFGSRPIAAAGAVTLLAAGIVAAAAPGGSIPALGLALGLLGAGWNLGIVSGTAIVTDALPLETRARTQGLVDVAIALAGATGGMTSGVVVATASYSVLATAGGVFALALLPVIAAGAARR from the coding sequence TTGAGCGCTGTCCCCACGGTTCCGCCCGGCACCCACGACCGCGCCGCGACCCAACGCCGCATCCTGTCCGTCCTGGTCGCCTCGCAGATCCTCAGCGGCGCCGGCCTCGCCGCCGGCATCACGGTCGGCGCGCTGCTGGCCCAGGACATGCTCGGCGGCACCGGCCTCGCCGGGCTGCCCAGCGCGCTGTTCACCGCCGGTTCCGCCCTCGCCTCGGTCGTCGTCGGCCGTCTCTCCCAGGCCCGCGGGCGCCGGCCCGGCCTGGTCCTCGGCTACCTCACCGGGGCCGTCGGCAGCGCCGGCGTGATCGTCGCCGCCGTCGCCGGCAGCGCCGTCCTGCTGTTCCCCGCCCTGTTCCTGTACGGCGCCGGCACCGCCGCCAACCTCCAGGCCCGGTACGCCGGTGCCGACCTCGCCGACCGCACCCACCGCAGCCGCGCCGTGTCCACCGTCCTCGTGGCCACCACCGTCGGCGGCGTCGTCGGCCCGAACCTCGCCCCGGTGGCCGGCGACCTCGCCCGTACCCTCGGCATCCCGCACCTCGCCGGGCCGTTCCTGCTCTCCGGCACCGCCTATGCGCTCGCCGCGCTCGCCCTGACCCGCTGGCTGCGCCCCGATCCGCTGCTGCTGGCCCGCTCCCTCGCCACCGCCGAGCCCGGCTCCGGACGCACCGCCGAGCCGCACTCCCCCGGCGGTGGCCCCGGGCGCGTGATGGTGGGCGCCGCCATCATGGTCCTCACCCAGGTCGTCATGGTCGGCATCATGACCATGACGCCGATCCACATGCACGACCACGGCCTCGGCATCGCCGCCTCCGGGCTGGTCATCGCCGTCCACGTCGCGGCCATGTACCTGCCGTCGCCGGTGACCGGCTGGCTCGTCGACCGGTTCGGCAGCCGCCCCATCGCCGCCGCCGGGGCGGTCACGCTGCTGGCCGCCGGCATCGTCGCCGCCGCCGCGCCCGGCGGCTCGATCCCGGCGCTCGGCCTGGCGCTCGGCCTGCTCGGCGCCGGTTGGAACCTCGGCATCGTCTCCGGCACCGCGATCGTCACCGACGCCCTGCCGCTGGAGACCCGCGCCAGGACGCAGGGCCTGGTCGACGTCGCCATCGCCCTCGCCGGGGCGACCGGCGGCATGACCTCCGGCGTCGTGGTCGCCACCGCGAGCTACTCCGTCCTGGCCACCGCCGGCGGCGTCTTCGCTCTGGCGCTGCTCCCGGTCATCGCCGCCGGCGCCGCCCGCCGATGA
- a CDS encoding lamin tail domain-containing protein codes for MGGEVAMTYTVLTGQFVIRYADLPRQGPEPDGDTVKFRPDSPALVERLPRPSGTPPDLNARGISVRLEAIDALETHFGETHQELAGANAARDEMLHLLGFTGVEFFDDLPNKVRAADRDSMRGHVLSNGIDANGRMIGFVYPDEPPGPAGGTVFLDDAGADRSVNARLLAAGLAYPAFYATLPATLRTHLAGVSRKARAEGAGIWPVSTADPDGAATVTDLVGLQRLVCWPKLFRRLVPFLAAGAANFDGFDAWLRSDPVNRDDSLFLLDRLESGNLHDVIEAAGHRIRMTVWPEDFIIDPDPAPPGAPTLPPALAAGDVLIVAALPDPAGSDRGKERLTLLNTTAGQIDLTGWTLRDRNGRAQRLTGTLGGGVVAQIAGNGSFALGNTGGTITLLDALGTPIDEVTYRAGQVKEGRTIAFGR; via the coding sequence GTGGGTGGTGAGGTCGCCATGACCTATACGGTGCTGACCGGACAATTCGTTATTCGTTACGCGGATCTCCCGCGCCAGGGCCCGGAACCGGATGGGGACACCGTCAAGTTCCGCCCGGATTCGCCGGCGCTGGTGGAGAGGCTGCCCCGGCCGTCCGGCACGCCGCCGGACCTGAATGCCCGCGGGATCTCGGTACGCCTGGAGGCGATCGACGCGCTGGAGACTCATTTCGGCGAGACGCACCAGGAGCTCGCCGGTGCCAACGCCGCGCGCGACGAGATGCTGCACCTCCTGGGGTTCACGGGTGTGGAGTTCTTCGACGACCTGCCGAACAAGGTGCGCGCCGCCGACCGGGACAGCATGCGGGGGCACGTGCTGTCCAACGGGATCGACGCCAACGGCCGCATGATCGGCTTCGTCTACCCGGACGAGCCGCCGGGGCCCGCCGGCGGCACCGTCTTCCTCGACGACGCCGGTGCCGACCGGTCGGTCAACGCGCGGCTGCTCGCTGCGGGCCTGGCATATCCCGCGTTCTACGCCACGTTGCCGGCGACGCTGCGTACGCATCTCGCCGGGGTTTCCCGTAAGGCCCGCGCCGAGGGCGCCGGGATCTGGCCCGTCTCGACGGCCGACCCGGACGGCGCCGCCACGGTCACCGATCTGGTCGGCCTGCAACGGCTGGTCTGCTGGCCGAAGCTGTTCCGCCGGCTGGTGCCGTTCCTGGCCGCGGGCGCCGCGAACTTCGACGGCTTCGACGCCTGGCTGCGCTCGGATCCGGTCAACCGGGACGACTCGCTGTTCCTGCTGGACCGGCTCGAGAGCGGCAATCTGCACGACGTGATCGAGGCCGCTGGGCACCGCATCCGGATGACGGTGTGGCCCGAGGACTTCATCATCGACCCGGATCCGGCGCCGCCGGGCGCGCCGACGCTGCCGCCGGCGCTGGCCGCGGGCGACGTCCTCATCGTGGCGGCCCTGCCGGACCCGGCCGGGTCGGACCGCGGCAAGGAGCGGCTGACGCTGCTCAACACCACCGCCGGGCAGATCGACCTGACCGGGTGGACGCTGCGGGACCGCAACGGCCGCGCGCAGCGGTTGACCGGCACGCTGGGTGGCGGCGTGGTGGCCCAGATCGCCGGGAACGGCTCGTTCGCGCTGGGCAACACCGGGGGGACGATCACCCTGCTGGACGCGCTGGGCACGCCCATCGACGAGGTGACTTACCGCGCCGGGCAGGTCAAGGAGGGCCGCACCATCGCCTTCGGCCGCTGA